gctAAGACTCTACTTTTATCCCTTCTGTAGAAAAAACACACACGGAAAATAATTACCTTTTTGGGTACAGTGCACAGTGTTGCAATGGTAATGATGGGCAGGTTGGCAGGCTGGAAGGAAAAAGACAATACAGTTAAAAGAAATTCTATTAAGCTTACAATCCTACCTCAGTCTATTAGCTAAACTACTGGGTATGCGCACAGGCATAGCATTACTTTTATTACAATTTACAGAGAATTGGTTATTGtagtttaataaaatatacaacaAAATAGTTGCAAACAAGGCATTTGGtgaaacatttatatttgtaCTTCCTGACCTGTTCACATCATAAATAAAGTTCATCTGTTCATTAATTACAATGGATAAGTACAAATAAGATGTACAAACACTGGCACATAAATGGAAATTCTGTTTAACTGGCATTTTTTTAGCAGAAGACAACGGGACATGAAACTTACAAGGTTTGTTTGGTTTGAGATGTTTGATACTGTATTCATCATTGaatttgtagtaaaaaaaaaatcatccataTGTTGCTGTGCTAAATATCACCCACCCACTATGTGTAGTGGATTTAAAAGAGAAGACCAAACAAAAACTCCAGCAGTAGGCCCCACCATTGCCTTAATCTGACTCAGCATTACATACCAAAATTGCACAGGGCAGAAGAATCAAAGACCAATGAGCAAAGGGGAAAGCAGTTAAGATAACATAAACATGTTATAATAAACCCAATTCTGACTGACACAATAATCTGACCAATCACTGGCATTTTGTTGTTCTGTCAGCTGCGTTGCATTATAGCATTTGTGGACCTATCAAACAAACCTACTTAACAAACCTAACAGAGGACATGTTCCTTGGTTGATTATTAGGCCAAAATATTACTAATTGAACTTCCCATTCTATGTAGGGGATGTGAAAGAGCCATATATGTTACTTACGGTCATGGCATATTGTTGCTTGGCAGGGATCATTACAAACAACTTGTGGGTGGCATGGATCTCTGCAGACGACTTGTGGATGGCATGGATCTGGGCAGTAAGTCTTCTGATGGCAGTGGCTGCGGCCTCCTTTGAATACAGACATGACTGGTTTTGTTCAGTAGTATCTTCTAAGACACCTGGAGATTCTGTAAGATATGTTTGTTTGATCTGAAGTGGCTTCttttatatattaacatatacacaTTCTTCAGCTGTCTGTAAAATTATTCATTCAATTTACAGCATCTTGCGCATTTGTATGTGTAATTGTTTTAcaagctaaataaaataaatatagttatttattaaaaacaaaaacattacatGGTGTTGAAAGAAGAGAGGACACATACCAGAATTCTTGGATGaatacatcatacaaaaaatacaaaaaacctatTATATATTAAACTATATAAAAGATGTCCAATAAAGGATGCTACCAAAATACATGTGAAATATAGCTAAAATATCACAAATTGAAAATTAGTAGTGCACAACAGTACCTTTTTGAATATCTGTGTAATTTATCTAACCCCTAATAGTTTCCATGTTCTTTCGTTTTTTGGGACTGAGATGGGATATAGATTGCTCCATATTTCCTTCATATACATTTCTAGGATCATAGAGGACCATGATTATTCATTTCGTTATGTCACTATTGTTTAATtgtcatatacatatattttgtgtTTATGTTTGGGGCTTCCTAATAACTAGAGTCAGAATATTAAGAGGTATTTTTCTACACCGTTTACCACAAATTTCAATATTAAGGTTGTacttctttatttttccattgtattttctatttattatgaTATCTTGCACAAGTCATGACAGAACTTTTTGGAGCAAGTCTTGAGCCTAACATCTATTTTTATCATAAAATGGCAAACTACCCAGAAGTTACCCAAAATGACCCACCACATGAAATACTGCAGTTACCCACAGCAATAAATTCTGAGCAGGTAAAAATAGTACAGTAACTTACAGAACTATATAGCATGGTGACAAACTGTGGGTTGattaacatttaaaaagcatGTTGACTAAATAAGTTTGGTATAGAAATAGGAGGTACTTTACATTTCTGCTCAACAAGACATATTGGCAGAACAGAGATC
The sequence above is a segment of the Xenopus tropicalis strain Nigerian chromosome 7, UCB_Xtro_10.0, whole genome shotgun sequence genome. Coding sequences within it:
- the LOC105947760 gene encoding uncharacterized protein LOC105947760: MLYSSKPLQIKQTYLTESPGVLEDTTEQNQSCLYSKEAAATAIRRLTAQIHAIHKSSAEIHATHKLFVMIPAKQQYAMTPANLPIITIATLCTVPKKFTVTLAIPAIPAILAISMESTEYSHLLSRTRSFISPTNAFNSSSPLLFANSFIVVLVPMTCLLNLSIQE